In Treponema denticola, one genomic interval encodes:
- a CDS encoding BrnT family toxin yields the protein MEHSTEKDRFIILRLSNKSKMLVVCHCYRESDEVIRIISARETITNEKKQYEEKKSERRI from the coding sequence ATGGAACATTCGACTGAAAAGGATAGGTTTATTATTTTAAGATTAAGTAATAAATCAAAAATGCTCGTTGTATGTCATTGTTATCGAGAGAGTGATGAAGTTATAAGAATAATTTCTGCGAGAGAAACAATAACTAATGAAAAGAAACAATATGAAGAAAAGAAAAGTGAAAGAAGAATATGA